Within Cydia fagiglandana chromosome 10, ilCydFagi1.1, whole genome shotgun sequence, the genomic segment taagtacaataaaaatGTGCTCTAAAAGAAAATATAAGCATGTATGtagtcagtggcggatttgccctaaggccaagtaggcccgggcctagggcggcaaattgtgaccaAAAAtttgctgatgataacaagaaaacTCAAAATTTAATGTATCTAGTCAATATGATGAATGCTGAGAAaaggcggctacagggcctgggacctagggcggcaaagactgcaaatccgccactgcatgTAGTGCTATTTTcagtaaattacaaatttattgtatgtacttactaagaaataatagtaatatCAAAATGCCAATTACATAATTGTAGCTGTTGACAGCTGAATCTAGATGGTGCTGGCGCTACACAGCACCCCCTTTGTCTATCAATTCTATCatcaaacaaaatttacatgtgcATATGACATAAATGTCATGAATAAGCTTAAATTTAGTGACAACTTGAGTTGTCCAGGTCATTAATTGGTCTCTTAATGTCTTACAAAAATCTCTCTGTCTGTCAGCTTCTGAACAAAGTCCTAAGTTACGTGGCACCAAGTGACCATTATGACCATTACAAAGCAccattttttatttgaatagTACCAATTTATATAAGTCAATATAAAACACAACATGTATAatgagttatattatataacagtATATTCAATTGATATCGGTATATCACCAATTTACCTTTGCCTAGCTaggcaattattttaatgatcaAGTGATAAATAATTTAGAAAGACAATCTAATTATGATTGCATTTTTAGTTATTTCACAAGAAATTTATACTTTGTAGGCTTTTGAATTgatatgaagaaaaaaaaagtttagagTACCTAAAGTAAAAAAAGCTTTCCGATTCTTTCCTGTTAATtcttaaggccccagtacacaatgggccatcgccggccactccaagggacgcataaatgcgttagagggagcaagtgatattgctatctcatcctaccgcaaggctgcgtcccttggagtggcgatggcccattgtgtactggggcctttagagCGGATAAGGTGTGCATTGTGGCTATGGAAATATGATTGATTCAGTTGATTGTGAAATGTTAGTACGTAGTTTTTCtaagtaaaatttggaattgtTATACCAATAggtactaagaaaaaaaaaaatatatgaagtCTGTAACTCTGTACGTATGgtaagtatagttcgtttttcttAGCAGTAGAAAAAGACTACGCATTCTTGacgtgttttttaattgaaaaacgctttttaaaaattagcaactattatttatgaaagcaaaataatgtaaataatcgtatgatttatgattgttaggtacatattttgccgtgacatattttttaagtgtttttcaataaaaagacacgtcaagattgtttaccttttttctaatgctaaaaaaacgaactacttatAGGAATTTGTAAATGCCATAAGGACGATTTTAGCTAAGGATATAGTGGTTACTTTCTATTGTTAATACGACATTTTTACTATTAAGAGCTGTCAGTGCACATTTTAGctgttaaaataattattgtattttactggtgccctaaataaaataattattatgctaAGTTAAAACCTACAAATTATATTAGAATAACTTAatctacttacatatttattacgtcAATTTACATTGTCATTGTCTCCACATAAATCAAACTTTGTACTGAAGTAAggtaaattattatttcattgcatTATTATGGAAGTTTCTGATTTAAGTCTTAAATAATTATTCAGTTGATTCCTTCTCACAAGTATAAAGTTTCttatttatgtttgtttccTCTTTGGAATACCGAAGTATTACAATCaagttattataatttataaagaaCATATAAAAAGTGACATACTTTGGCAGTTGCATATGAGGCACTGAACTTAATATATGTTATTCTAATGGTGATAGGAAGGCCCTACGAAGGAAGCAATCAagtatatgtaataaaatacatacaataCGCTAATTACATTCATTATTATCATATCATATTAATCTTTTAGGTACCACAACTGGGTAAAACACCCATTACCATTAAGTTTTGCTATGCAAATTGCAACAGTACAGGATTTACAATATCATAAATAATATCAACTAAGAAATATTAAttcataatgtaaaatatcacaTACCTAAAGCTAAATTAAGgcaaattatcaaaaaatatgCTTAGTACTGATTAGAAAATTACGGATTAGGCTGATTTCCAgtgaaagtatttttataactaAACAAAATTCACAGAAATTCTGGCAAGGTTTGTTACCTAAATGAACAACACATTATTATGAATTGTTTTTGAAAAAAGTAGTTTTTGGTAGGCAGTCCAATTGGTTAGGACGTTTACTAACCAAGTACAGGTATACAAGTATTTTGTAACCTAAGAAATATTTCCTTGTAGGTAATATTGAAAACCCTAGCCTCTTATTTTATCGTACCAATCCTAACTATTGTCTTAAGTCATTCACACCGATCACATTTTAGTTCAAATGAgtataaacaaatatgtaaaaattaaatgctgAATAATACTGTAAAACAAATTCGTGTGATTTGTCATATATCACTGGTTGAAAGCTGCCAATcacaataaacatttaaaagaaaaaaggaCGAATTACAAGGCATCTCATCAGTCTCTTTCCTAGTCAAGCACTTTATTAAGACACATACTCACACACATCCGTATTCATACCAAATCGCTGACTCCTTGGAGTTTTCCGGTTTCTCATTGCGACTCGGTCTTCTGTCATGTCTGGGCTCTTCCTTTTCGTGTAGATTATTCTCTGGTATCTGTTCATTCATGGATCTTTGGAGGTCGCTCGACCTGTCCATGCTTTGACACGCGTTGTCTCCAATGACGGTGGATATTCTGTTGTAAACCAGGTAAGTGGGGTTTGGGTTTTCCTTCAGGGGCGTGCTTTGCGGTCTGGTGTTGAGGGTGACGTCCGGGTTGTCGTCCGCCACGTACACCGTGCGCCGCGAACCGGCCGTGCCGAACACTGGAGATGGAGTCGATACTGAAACGTACAAGATAGGTTAAAGAAACGAGTTGTAAAACTTCTGGGAAATAAAGTCTACAGGACTGCAACGTGAAAACAGAAGCTAGGAGGAACTTCCAACGGAGAAGTAATTAAGGAAAAATAATGTGTCATGCCGAGAAAGACTTAAGAAAGAGATAGTTGGGTATTGCTTCACTGATAAGGGCAATCTCAAATTTACCACTCATTTTCATTTCAAGTCTTTATTTATTAGTGTTTACAGGATTCATAAAAAAGAACTGAAAAATTAAGTTACCTGCTGGCAATCCTGTGTCCCCTTCAAGTCCCTGATAGCTGTTCCTATGAGAAGGTGGCACAGCTTTATGTGGCCGCCTCCGCAACGAAGCCCGTATCAGAGCGTCGTCCCCTCCGCCACTATGTATCGATGCCGTCGAAAGTCTCCTCACAAAATTCCCTTCACTTAACCTAGTAGAATCCAAACTGGGTATAGAGCCAGACGTATCAAAGTCGGGCTTCTTTAGAAATTTATCATCAAATCTCCTGCCGCACGAAAAATCTGCGCTATTTCTTGGAGATTCTCCGCTAGGGTTAGATGACCCTTGATCTTGTTCGGAGCTTTTAGACATTTTCTCCATATCTTGGCTTCCTGGGTCTGATTCGCCAGATTCTGAACCGGCTAGTGTCAACTGGGACTTAGAGCGGCTAGCGTCCTCAATCCGCTTTGTGTTTCTGGAGGGAACTTTATTGATCAAATCTGTGCCAGCTTTTCTAACTCTTTTAACAAATGACGCCCCAAAACCTCGTCGTTTCGTTGTGCAGTTATCGAGTTTCTTGTAATGCTCCATTATTTTTTCTTCCAATTTCTCTTTCTGACGGCACAAGGCATTAACTTTGTCCGCAAACATTTTCTCTTCTTCGTGATAATGTTGTTTGTCTTTCAAAGAATGCGCTAATAGTTCATGATATTGTGTAAGGAGTTGTGATACATGATCCATTAATGATCGCCTATCAGCGTCTAAGCTCTTATTCATTTGAACAAGCATTTCGCAATGCTGATTTGTTTTGTTTATCTCTAATTCCATACTCGTAATCACTTCAACTTTTGTGTTTATTTCTCCTGACATCTCAGTGTTTCTTAATTTTAATTGAGTTACTTCACTTCTAAGACTTCTATACTCCTCTTGCATATTTCTATATTCATTCTTTAGCCTGTCACTAGCTGTAAACAGATTTCTGAAATCGTCTTTCAATTTAGAATGTTCTGCTCTTAGATTAACTAAGTTTCTTGATTCTATCTTCAAATTGTCTCTTTCCATGTCATACTCCGCCACTTTCTTTTCGCAGTTCAccaatttttcttttaattcccTATTCTCAATCTTAAGATCTCTCAATGATACTTTAACAGGTTCTCTTTCACTGAGCAGCATCTCGTATTCTGTGTTCAGTTGCTCATGAAGAGTTTGTAAAGCAACCTGATCTCTCAATAAATTATCTTGTTTATCTTTAAGCACTTCCAGTTGCTTTAATATCTCTTCTTTTTCAGCAGCCAGCTGGCTATTTGCCAGTTGTAACGTCATTTGCTGTGAAATTAGTGAGCCATTCTGTGAGTTTAGTGTTGCAATATTTACTTGTAATTTGGCATTTTCGGCTTGGCAGCTTTCGAGAGAAGCTTGCAAGACTGCAAGATCCGATGTCAATTGTTCTATTTGAGGATTGATAACATCCTCTTCAGGTTCTTTCTTTTCTGTCACAATACAATCACATGGAACTAACTTTGTGAGATTTATTTTTGCCGCTATGTCTGATATCATTGCTTCATGGTCTGAATTTGTCATTATTTTTTCCAGCATGTACTCTACATTTACATCTTTAGATATAATTTCAGAAACGTGAATGCCAAGCTTTTCAATACAATTTCTAACTTTATCAAAGTTAACTTTTTCTGTTATCAAGTCTTTTTGTAAAGTCTGAATAGTCTCACTGTCTACTTTCTTTTGTGACTTTAACTCTTGTGTTTTCTGTTCCAGATCCTGTAGTTTATGCAACATGGTCTGACTGACTTCAACTTCGCGAGTTAATCTTTCAATTTCTTTCTTCTTTAATTCTATCTCGGTAGTAAGCTTGTCTAGTGAAACATCTTTTTCCTCAACTGCTTCTCTTAGTTTACCAACTTCTCTCTGCAGATTATGTGCTTCTTTTTCACTATATGTTAGCCTTGTTTTAAGTTCCTCTGTCTGTATAATTAACCCGGTAACTTTGTCTGCTTCTGGctttagcatatttaattctttAGTTTTGGCATCCAAAGTTTTCTCTAAATCATCAGCTCTCCTCTGTATGGAATCACAAAGCATTTGAATGCGTTGTTTGTCCTTTGTCAAAGATTCTAAGTGTTTTTCAAAATCTTGGAGTTTATTTTTCTCAGATTCACGATCTATTGACTGCCGATCTATAAGTGACTTCTGACTGTCCAATGAATCTTGCAACTTTCGGTTTTCTTCCAATGCATTTTTGAAAACGTCTTCAAGTTCCGAATTTTGTTGCATCACTCTATTgcagttttcttgtaattgttCACATTTCAGTGTTAaccttttcttttctttttctaGATCTAAAACTTTATCACTACTTTCTAGTAATGATTGTTCTCTCAGACTATCAATTGTAGAGAGAAGTCTTTTATTTTCTAGTTCTAGTTTTAAAGCTCTCGCTTGTGCATTGCTTGTTAATTGTTCCGATAAACTATTTTCACCAGATTCTAAGGTACTTTCGCATTCGTTGTCGGTGTCTAAATTGCTATTATTACTTTCACTCAGGACAGATTTCGTTATATACTGTAGATGATTATTTTCTTCTATTAATTCTTGGATTTTCTGTTGGTCAGCGTCTCTTtcctgaaaaaataaaatagagtCATGTTGACAAGAATGACAAGAAAAGGAAGACTTTAGGAAAATAAGGAGTTACAGTGTAAACCTTTGAAATGGCTTTACAAGCAAAATATAGTTCTTATTTACCTACTTGACAGATTTAGTAAATaagaaaaatgtaatatttgggTAAAAATGATAACTAATTCATTTTCTGCCAAAAAACCCCCAAAATGTCGTAAAGACTGAAATCCTAAAGTCACTCCTGCAAGTCAA encodes:
- the LOC134667884 gene encoding protein Daple, coding for MAASATEIEEFLSGPLVSWLKSCLPSPECIKEYSALFSGELLQQVYLLIDPEPSFHITKLAGLEDQALILGRVKNFDAIIKNVKGLYEEELGMTLLVVPECICLGKTPESREGLENMKLLILLLLGAAVQCPNKETFITRIKELDVELQHNIVECIKQVTDMQTVVLTPDAVDLFQSPAMFNHMRRLAKERDHYLQNWATLMLNEGLDETENENKNGTARSTQNVSQSNGESQHLAVELADWKARLRKQRQELEEKSEQLSECREELEHTKLVLAKLRTDSQEWFNEARKAVGYRDEVDALREKAERCDRLEQDIQRYRDRLADAEYYKTRVAELREDNKALMETRDALEEQLQRARKRAEQCLTLEAAMIKLKREANDIALERDADQQKIQELIEENNHLQYITKSVLSESNNSNLDTDNECESTLESGENSLSEQLTSNAQARALKLELENKRLLSTIDSLREQSLLESSDKVLDLEKEKKRLTLKCEQLQENCNRVMQQNSELEDVFKNALEENRKLQDSLDSQKSLIDRQSIDRESEKNKLQDFEKHLESLTKDKQRIQMLCDSIQRRADDLEKTLDAKTKELNMLKPEADKVTGLIIQTEELKTRLTYSEKEAHNLQREVGKLREAVEEKDVSLDKLTTEIELKKKEIERLTREVEVSQTMLHKLQDLEQKTQELKSQKKVDSETIQTLQKDLITEKVNFDKVRNCIEKLGIHVSEIISKDVNVEYMLEKIMTNSDHEAMISDIAAKINLTKLVPCDCIVTEKKEPEEDVINPQIEQLTSDLAVLQASLESCQAENAKLQVNIATLNSQNGSLISQQMTLQLANSQLAAEKEEILKQLEVLKDKQDNLLRDQVALQTLHEQLNTEYEMLLSEREPVKVSLRDLKIENRELKEKLVNCEKKVAEYDMERDNLKIESRNLVNLRAEHSKLKDDFRNLFTASDRLKNEYRNMQEEYRSLRSEVTQLKLRNTEMSGEINTKVEVITSMELEINKTNQHCEMLVQMNKSLDADRRSLMDHVSQLLTQYHELLAHSLKDKQHYHEEEKMFADKVNALCRQKEKLEEKIMEHYKKLDNCTTKRRGFGASFVKRVRKAGTDLINKVPSRNTKRIEDASRSKSQLTLAGSESGESDPGSQDMEKMSKSSEQDQGSSNPSGESPRNSADFSCGRRFDDKFLKKPDFDTSGSIPSLDSTRLSEGNFVRRLSTASIHSGGGDDALIRASLRRRPHKAVPPSHRNSYQGLEGDTGLPAVSTPSPVFGTAGSRRTVYVADDNPDVTLNTRPQSTPLKENPNPTYLVYNRISTVIGDNACQSMDRSSDLQRSMNEQIPENNLHEKEEPRHDRRPSRNEKPENSKESAIWYEYGCV